One region of Phragmites australis chromosome 18, lpPhrAust1.1, whole genome shotgun sequence genomic DNA includes:
- the LOC133899707 gene encoding uncharacterized protein LOC133899707, translating to MAGADSFLSDVNDPWLKPRLLRAVVAEQLPQLGGAELPPTEVASVLEVVRTHDLLTRASRTLSSLRRGVPPSTPGSSGSTRSWRATREWGWMAVSLSSIHIQ from the exons ATGGCCGGCGCCGACAGCTTCCTCAGTGACGTAAATGACCCCTGGCTGAAGCCGCGGCTGCTCCGCGCGGTGGTCGCCGAGCAGCTACCGCAGTTGGGCGGTGCCGAGCTCCCGCCGACGGAGGTCGCATCCGTCCTCGAGGTGGTGCGCACGCACGACCTCCTTACGAGAGCCTCCCGGACCCTAAGCTCCTTGAGGCGTGGCGTGCCGCCATCGACGCCTGGGTCGAGCGGGTCGACGCGCTCGTGGAGAGCGACTCG AGAATGGGGATGGATGGCTGTGAGCCTCAGCTCAATACATATACAATGA